The Harpia harpyja isolate bHarHar1 chromosome 10, bHarHar1 primary haplotype, whole genome shotgun sequence genome includes a region encoding these proteins:
- the FGFBP3 gene encoding fibroblast growth factor-binding protein 3, which produces MRLPLTLLALAALGAAGGGGGGAGREAEAQAGRFSTPERHRCSWELRSAAGASELRLSCRPPAGGGAARSCAYRGEPRRCPAYGGRSRQYWRQILGRLRRRRHPCAQGGPLSARLCGPGRAPPEAQLRLLPGPGPGPGPSPPAATEDPADTYCAERWHSLCSFFVGFWEG; this is translated from the coding sequence ATGAGGCTGCCCCTGACGCTGCTGGCCCTGGCCGCCCTGGGGGccgccggcggtggcggcggcggggcgggccgggagGCGGAGGCGCAGGCGGGGCGGTTCTCCACGCCGGAGCGGCACCGCTGCAGCTGGGAGCTGCGCTCGGCGGCGGGGGCCAGCGAGCTGCGGCTGAGCTGCCggccgccggcgggcggcggggcggcgcggagctGCGCCTACCGCGGGGAACCGCGGCGCTGCCCCGCCTACGGCGGCCGCAGCCGCCAGTACTGGCGGCAGATCCTGGGCAGGCTGCGCCGGCGGCGGCACCCCTGCGCCCAGGGCGGCCCGCTCAGCGCCCGCctctgcgggccgggccgggcgccgccCGAGGCGCAGCTCCGCCTGCtgccgggcccgggccccggccccggcccctcgccgcccgccgccaccgaGGACCCGGCGGACACCTACTGCGCCGAGCGGTGGCACTCGCTCTGCAGCTTCTTCGTCGGCTTCTGGGAGGGCTga